CGCACCGGTTGACTGCGCAACGGTGACGGCTGCGGCGTCTCGGGCGTCGATGAATGGGGAATCAGGGCGAACAGCACGATATTAATGACCACGGCCAACACAAAGCCGATGACAAACACGGAACGGGGCGTTTTTTGCATCATCGCCTTACTCGTGTCCGTTGTCGGCGGCCAGATGGACTTGCCTGGCCCCGGCCAGACGGCATTGGTCCATCACCTGAACAATGACGCCGGTATGGCTGAACTTGTCGGCGACGACGATCACCTCGCCGCCGGGGTTTTCCACCAGCGCCTGAGCGATATGGCTGCGCACCGTGCGCACATCGACACGCTGGCGGTCGAAAAATACTTCACCGTCCTTGGTGACCGCGACAAGAATGGTGCTGTTCTCGGCTATGGCCGCGCTGCCCGCTTCCGGGCGCTCGACCTCGATGCCGGTTTCCTTGACGAAACTGGTGGTGACCATAAAGAAAATCAACAACAGAAACACCAGGTCGATGAGCGGTGAAATATTGATGTCCGCGGTGCGGTTGTTATTACGGCGTAAACTTTGTCTGACATTAATCATGATTCAACGATCCGTTTCAGGGTCATGATGGATTCCTCCAGACGTTCGCGCAAACGGCGCGCGCGGAGACTGAGCACGGCGCTGGCGAACATGCCGGGGATGGCGACCAGCAGGCCGCCCTGGGTGGTGATCAGCGCTTCGGAAATACCCCCGGCCAGCGCCTTGGAATGGCCGGTGCCGAACAGCGCAATGACGTCAAAGGTGGTGATCATGCCGCT
This is a stretch of genomic DNA from uncultured Desulfuromonas sp.. It encodes these proteins:
- a CDS encoding biopolymer transporter ExbD, which encodes MINVRQSLRRNNNRTADINISPLIDLVFLLLIFFMVTTSFVKETGIEVERPEAGSAAIAENSTILVAVTKDGEVFFDRQRVDVRTVRSHIAQALVENPGGEVIVVADKFSHTGVIVQVMDQCRLAGARQVHLAADNGHE